A single window of uncultured Methanospirillum sp. DNA harbors:
- a CDS encoding histidine kinase N-terminal 7TM domain-containing protein: protein MTVAAFLVLFTLECSIILLYLSLQVYRRKTILGQYYFWMILFLLSIICLLLGLENMGEIYPELGPYPVSPVLNLLTNFCGHLVTTIWFFFCLLYAGKSKYLTRPIIAFLLSYTIIGNIVFQMIRVYSYSSGIPLLDTFLWIFGMSALAKCCILYLAGIGLLIQKYRNVSDQFRYQILILVGTSCLVVLLVTFFDSKLFPGFNPVGIHFGICGLIFGFGMLYFDLLTFSPVFRERFFGVVESGLVVLNNRCQIIDMNETAEQILHTNLAEVFGKQPSEVAVFPEGFTGMLTSPDLLRNASPISVLTDDETRWYRISVQYDHGNVGAEEVYLLMITDITHNILLEKQVSEANSRLMVEKEKKRHELLYREFFNSHRDAILIVANGVISDCNQVALQFFEKKRSDIIGLDPCLLSAPVQGRQSDVPDKLKYQISRAAAGDLIDFPWTFLASDAPVETEVRLSRLLYDDQVLVEACIRDISHVAAAMMEVRQDNEVLNRIVASDIYLWNQVSQISRRDQAGNGAEHQHSLEEIVQMATQNLSSAPAQRDGKTGSFDTI, encoded by the coding sequence ATGACCGTTGCTGCATTTCTGGTATTATTTACACTTGAATGCAGTATCATCCTCCTGTACCTTTCGCTTCAGGTATACCGGCGGAAAACGATCCTCGGGCAGTACTACTTCTGGATGATCCTCTTTCTGCTCTCGATCATCTGCCTCCTTCTGGGCCTTGAAAATATGGGAGAGATCTATCCAGAACTCGGACCATATCCTGTCTCTCCGGTATTAAATCTCCTGACCAACTTCTGTGGTCACCTTGTCACGACCATCTGGTTCTTCTTCTGCCTGCTCTATGCAGGAAAGTCGAAGTATCTGACGAGGCCGATCATTGCATTCCTCCTCTCTTATACGATCATCGGGAACATCGTGTTTCAGATGATCCGGGTTTACTCCTATAGTTCAGGTATTCCACTACTTGATACCTTTTTGTGGATATTCGGGATGTCAGCGCTGGCGAAATGCTGTATTCTGTATCTGGCAGGAATTGGTCTTCTGATTCAGAAGTACAGGAATGTTTCTGATCAGTTCAGGTACCAGATCCTGATCCTTGTCGGAACATCCTGCCTGGTTGTTCTGCTTGTCACATTTTTTGACAGCAAGTTGTTTCCCGGGTTTAATCCGGTTGGTATACATTTTGGAATCTGTGGACTTATATTCGGGTTCGGGATGCTCTATTTTGATCTGCTCACGTTCTCTCCGGTATTTCGAGAGCGGTTTTTTGGCGTTGTTGAATCAGGTCTTGTCGTCCTCAACAACCGGTGTCAGATCATTGACATGAATGAGACTGCAGAACAGATCCTGCATACAAATCTTGCCGAGGTATTTGGAAAACAACCATCAGAAGTGGCAGTCTTTCCAGAAGGGTTCACCGGGATGCTCACGAGCCCGGATCTTCTCCGGAATGCATCTCCCATTTCAGTCCTGACCGATGATGAGACCCGGTGGTACCGGATATCTGTCCAGTATGATCATGGGAATGTCGGTGCAGAAGAGGTGTACCTTCTCATGATCACTGATATCACCCATAACATTCTCCTGGAAAAGCAGGTATCAGAAGCGAATTCAAGGCTTATGGTTGAGAAGGAGAAGAAGCGGCATGAGCTGCTGTACCGGGAGTTCTTCAACTCACATCGCGATGCGATCCTGATTGTTGCAAACGGGGTGATCAGTGATTGTAATCAGGTAGCATTGCAGTTTTTTGAAAAGAAGAGATCTGATATCATAGGTCTTGACCCCTGCCTGCTGTCTGCCCCGGTGCAGGGTCGTCAGTCTGATGTGCCTGATAAACTCAAGTATCAGATCTCACGGGCAGCTGCAGGAGATCTGATCGATTTTCCCTGGACGTTTCTTGCCAGTGATGCACCTGTTGAGACCGAAGTCAGACTCAGCAGGCTGTTATATGACGACCAGGTTCTGGTTGAGGCGTGTATCAGGGATATCTCCCATGTGGCTGCCGCCATGATGGAGGTACGTCAGGACAACGAGGTTCTGAACCGGATTGTTGCGAGTGACATCTATCTCTGGAACCAGGTCTCTCAGATCAGCAGGAGAGACCAGGCAGGTAATGGAGCAGAACATCAGCACTCACTTGAAGAGATTGTTCAGATGGCTACACAGAATCTCAGTTCTGCTCCTGCACAACGCGATGGGAAGACCGGCAGTTTTGATACGATCTGA
- a CDS encoding flavodoxin family protein, with protein MKIIGINASPKGKESRTLTLVDAVLEGAKAEGAEIESLDLYEYKILYCNDCGLCYAKGECPLLDDFSDLFDKMMDADGIVFGSPNYINSVTAPMKAMFDRMADAIHCQMFYKKYGCSVCTAGGAHEMDVVGYMNSVLTTLGATTVGGVGVAIGRDPSALEPAKKQAVELGKKLAQSIRGEHSYPEQDAIHEQTRDYFCQLVKFNKDRFAHEYDWYVDMGWMK; from the coding sequence ATGAAAATTATCGGAATTAATGCAAGTCCAAAGGGCAAGGAGAGCAGAACACTTACACTCGTTGATGCAGTACTCGAGGGGGCGAAGGCAGAAGGGGCTGAAATCGAATCCCTTGACCTGTACGAATATAAGATCCTGTACTGCAACGACTGCGGACTCTGCTATGCCAAGGGTGAATGCCCTCTTCTTGATGATTTCTCAGACCTGTTTGATAAGATGATGGATGCAGATGGGATTGTTTTTGGCTCACCCAATTACATCAACTCGGTCACTGCCCCGATGAAAGCAATGTTTGACCGGATGGCTGATGCAATCCATTGCCAGATGTTTTACAAAAAATATGGGTGTTCGGTCTGCACAGCAGGTGGTGCCCACGAGATGGATGTTGTCGGGTACATGAACAGCGTCCTGACAACACTCGGCGCAACTACTGTCGGTGGGGTGGGAGTTGCTATCGGCAGGGATCCGTCGGCACTTGAACCCGCAAAGAAACAGGCAGTTGAGCTTGGAAAGAAACTGGCCCAGTCTATCAGGGGAGAGCATTCATACCCTGAACAGGATGCAATACATGAACAGACCCGGGATTACTTCTGTCAACTGGTAAAGTTTAACAAAGATCGGTTTGCCCATGAGTATGACTGGTATGTGGACATGGGCTGGATGAAGTAA
- a CDS encoding nitroreductase family protein, whose translation MDIIDVIKSRRSVRKYRSDPVRREDIITILEAAHSAPSAMNHKPWEFLVITGEKILKMGENFLPIVEQFAAGWKSSNVQGSISRDEFLTFARYYGGAPVVIVILFEKQSLPNFQKAYLESASAAMENLLLAATVRGLGTCWMTGPLADEESLRRIIEIPDTKEIVAVTPVGYPLETPGHVPDQYSGGDLESKIRWIE comes from the coding sequence ATGGACATCATTGACGTAATAAAAAGCCGCAGGTCGGTTCGCAAATACCGCTCTGACCCGGTAAGAAGAGAGGATATCATAACCATCCTTGAGGCTGCTCATTCTGCTCCTTCAGCGATGAATCATAAACCCTGGGAGTTCCTGGTCATCACAGGTGAGAAGATCCTGAAGATGGGTGAGAACTTTTTACCCATAGTTGAACAGTTTGCCGCAGGCTGGAAGTCATCCAATGTCCAGGGCTCCATCTCCCGTGATGAGTTCCTCACATTTGCACGATATTACGGGGGTGCTCCGGTAGTAATCGTGATACTCTTTGAGAAACAGAGTCTCCCAAATTTCCAGAAAGCATACCTTGAGAGTGCATCTGCAGCCATGGAGAACCTGCTTCTTGCCGCTACAGTACGGGGTCTTGGAACCTGCTGGATGACCGGACCACTCGCTGATGAAGAATCGCTTCGTAGAATCATCGAGATTCCTGACACAAAAGAGATCGTAGCGGTCACTCCGGTAGGATATCCGTTGGAGACACCGGGGCATGTTCCTGACCAGTACTCAGGGGGAGATCTTGAGAGTAAGATCAGATGGATTGAATAG
- a CDS encoding amino acid permease, with protein MSEPVIKAGKPPVKKILGVFSLAMINVAAVLSVRNFPSMAIYGWSCIGWYLLGTIFFLIPIALAGAELATGWPQGGGVYTWVKQAFGEKSGFIALFCEWSNNLVWFPTALSFIASTLAFALTPQLSSSPWYMFTVMMVAFWGTTAVAYFGEEFSAKFGNFGAIVGSIIPAILIICLGVLWVVLGAPLAIPHFSVGAMIPQITLSTIPFFSTIILLFAGMEMAGFHALEVRNPQTDFPKAMGLSTLIILFCTVFGTLAISFAVPVEKLNLASGVMQAIQYFFTTMGIAWLIAPVAVLITVGGIALLASWLIGPAKGLAVVAEEGNMPPMFDHTNKYGAPVGVLITQAIIGSLISLLYVFLPSVNQAYWILSAMTVELLCIVYVLVFASLIKLRYSQADTPRPYRIPGGMIGVWLVGGLGIIGVVCAFIVGLIPPSYYPNAAEYVFGVLLGTVLLAGPPLVFLKLKKPSWMPHEHHTESGEV; from the coding sequence ATGAGTGAACCAGTAATAAAGGCCGGCAAACCGCCGGTGAAGAAGATTCTTGGTGTCTTCTCGCTCGCCATGATAAACGTGGCTGCAGTCCTGAGCGTCAGGAATTTTCCTTCGATGGCAATCTACGGATGGTCATGTATCGGGTGGTATCTTCTCGGAACGATCTTCTTTCTTATCCCGATTGCGCTTGCAGGTGCCGAGCTTGCAACAGGCTGGCCTCAGGGAGGTGGTGTATATACCTGGGTGAAACAGGCATTTGGAGAGAAGAGCGGGTTTATTGCCCTTTTCTGTGAATGGTCGAACAACCTTGTCTGGTTCCCGACCGCACTCTCATTTATTGCATCAACACTCGCGTTTGCGCTGACCCCTCAGCTCTCATCCAGTCCGTGGTACATGTTCACGGTCATGATGGTTGCATTCTGGGGAACAACGGCTGTTGCATACTTTGGCGAGGAGTTTTCTGCAAAATTCGGGAACTTCGGTGCTATTGTCGGGAGTATCATACCGGCTATTCTCATCATCTGCCTTGGTGTCCTCTGGGTGGTCCTCGGTGCTCCCCTGGCAATTCCCCATTTCTCGGTTGGTGCGATGATACCACAGATAACACTCTCCACCATTCCGTTCTTCTCTACCATCATTCTCCTCTTTGCCGGAATGGAGATGGCAGGGTTCCATGCCCTTGAGGTCAGAAACCCGCAGACCGACTTTCCAAAAGCAATGGGTCTTTCAACCCTCATCATCCTCTTCTGCACGGTCTTTGGGACTCTGGCAATCTCGTTTGCCGTTCCGGTTGAGAAACTCAACCTGGCATCAGGTGTCATGCAGGCGATCCAGTACTTCTTTACCACAATGGGAATAGCCTGGCTCATCGCTCCGGTTGCAGTCCTGATAACGGTGGGTGGGATAGCCCTGCTTGCCTCATGGCTTATTGGTCCTGCAAAAGGGCTTGCCGTAGTTGCAGAAGAAGGGAATATGCCACCGATGTTTGACCATACCAACAAGTATGGTGCCCCGGTTGGTGTCCTGATCACCCAGGCGATCATAGGATCCCTCATATCCCTGTTGTACGTATTTCTGCCGTCAGTCAACCAGGCATACTGGATACTCTCTGCAATGACTGTGGAACTTCTCTGCATCGTCTATGTTCTCGTCTTTGCCTCACTCATAAAACTGCGGTACAGTCAGGCTGACACGCCCCGGCCATACCGGATACCGGGAGGAATGATCGGAGTCTGGCTTGTCGGTGGACTTGGAATCATCGGGGTTGTCTGTGCGTTTATCGTGGGTCTGATTCCTCCAAGTTACTACCCGAATGCTGCTGAGTATGTCTTTGGTGTCCTTCTTGGAACAGTGCTGCTGGCCGGGCCTCCGCTGGTCTTTTTGAAACTCAAAAAACCATCCTGGATGCCTCATGAACACCACACCGAATCAGGAGAAGTATAA
- a CDS encoding Orn/Lys/Arg decarboxylase N-terminal domain-containing protein — MNPEERLTIAIIDDAINTETPHGRTMRRIVKKLEESGLVVGDVSSVEDARAAAAQLPGVDCILINWNLGGDSQQNHESTSRIIHEIRRRNEELPIFLLAQPSSQAPAGFTVDIIREINEYVYLMDDTPDFLAGRIAAAARRYREQMLSPFFSELIKFSRDFEYSWHTPGHAGGTAFRKTPVGRAFHTFFGEQLFRSDLSISVDELGSLLDHSGPIGKAEKYAAKVFGADKTYFVTNGTSTANKIVFFGAVTEGDIVLVDRNCHKSAEHALTMTHSVPVYLIPSRNRYGIIGPIHPDQMTPEAITKKVQACPFTQYADSDHPVHAIITNSTYDGLCYHAAKVEHLLGQTVDRIHFDEAWYGYARFNPLYRDRFAMRDGARDPTGPTVFATQSTHKLLAALSQASMVHVRNGRVPIEHSRFNEGFMMHTSTSPLYTIIASLDVSSKMMDGPSGRILTDECIEEAIRFRRTMARIHREIGHRETPADWWFGMWQPEAVTDPQSGKKISFTDAPIETLRDNPSCWVLHPGDVWHGFEGLEDDYCMLDPIKVTVLTPGVANDGSLEQFGIPAALVVKFLDTRGIINEKSGDYSILFLFSVGITKGKWGTLVTELFEFKRLYDENTPLEEVFPDLIESYPDRYGTMTLPDLATEMHAFKRDHKMLETLSQAFSMLPEPVITFADAYKRLVRGAVEQVPVEEMGDRVVATGVVPYPPGIPLLLPGERAGDQKGPILEYLKGLQDFDSRFPGFGHDTHGVEVVGGKYLVSCIKE, encoded by the coding sequence ATGAATCCTGAAGAGAGACTGACTATTGCTATCATAGATGATGCAATCAATACTGAAACTCCTCATGGCCGCACAATGAGGAGAATTGTAAAAAAGCTTGAAGAATCAGGATTAGTTGTAGGGGACGTGTCATCAGTTGAGGATGCCCGGGCAGCAGCAGCCCAGCTTCCCGGGGTTGACTGTATCTTGATCAACTGGAACCTTGGAGGTGATTCACAACAGAATCATGAATCCACGTCCAGAATCATCCATGAGATCAGAAGACGCAACGAAGAACTCCCCATTTTCTTACTTGCACAACCATCCTCACAGGCTCCGGCCGGATTTACTGTAGACATCATCAGGGAGATCAATGAATATGTCTACCTGATGGATGACACACCTGATTTCCTTGCAGGAAGGATTGCAGCCGCCGCAAGGCGATACCGGGAACAGATGCTGTCACCTTTCTTTTCAGAACTCATAAAATTCTCCCGTGACTTTGAATACTCCTGGCACACTCCCGGCCATGCTGGGGGGACAGCGTTTCGAAAAACCCCTGTCGGCAGGGCGTTTCACACCTTCTTTGGCGAACAACTCTTCAGATCAGACCTCTCGATATCGGTCGATGAACTCGGCTCACTGCTTGACCACTCAGGACCTATCGGAAAGGCTGAAAAGTATGCTGCCAAGGTGTTTGGAGCTGACAAGACCTATTTTGTCACAAACGGAACATCAACTGCCAATAAGATCGTCTTTTTTGGGGCAGTGACCGAGGGTGATATCGTCCTTGTTGACAGGAACTGCCACAAATCAGCAGAACATGCCCTCACCATGACTCACTCTGTCCCGGTCTACCTCATCCCGTCACGGAACAGGTACGGTATCATCGGCCCGATCCACCCTGATCAGATGACCCCTGAAGCCATCACCAAAAAAGTTCAGGCATGTCCGTTTACACAGTATGCAGACAGTGATCACCCGGTTCATGCCATCATCACCAACTCCACCTATGATGGTCTCTGCTATCATGCTGCAAAAGTTGAGCATCTGCTTGGGCAGACTGTTGACCGGATCCATTTTGATGAGGCATGGTATGGGTATGCGAGGTTTAATCCGCTGTACCGTGACCGGTTTGCCATGAGGGATGGGGCACGGGACCCCACCGGTCCGACAGTGTTTGCAACCCAGTCCACCCATAAACTTCTTGCAGCCCTTTCGCAGGCATCCATGGTCCATGTCAGAAACGGCAGGGTTCCGATTGAACACTCGCGATTCAACGAGGGATTCATGATGCACACCTCCACATCCCCGCTCTATACCATCATTGCATCACTGGATGTATCATCCAAGATGATGGACGGGCCATCAGGGAGGATCCTGACCGATGAATGTATCGAGGAGGCTATCAGGTTCAGAAGGACCATGGCCCGGATTCACCGGGAGATCGGCCACAGAGAGACCCCTGCCGACTGGTGGTTTGGGATGTGGCAGCCTGAAGCGGTTACCGATCCCCAGAGTGGCAAAAAGATATCCTTTACCGATGCTCCGATAGAGACACTTCGTGACAATCCGTCATGCTGGGTTCTGCATCCTGGTGATGTCTGGCACGGATTTGAAGGACTTGAAGATGACTACTGCATGCTGGACCCGATCAAGGTCACGGTCCTGACTCCCGGTGTTGCAAATGATGGAAGCCTTGAGCAGTTCGGGATTCCTGCAGCACTTGTGGTTAAATTCCTTGACACCCGGGGTATCATCAATGAGAAGTCAGGAGATTACAGCATCCTCTTCCTCTTCTCGGTAGGTATAACGAAAGGGAAATGGGGAACGCTTGTCACAGAACTCTTTGAGTTCAAGCGGCTCTATGATGAGAACACGCCGCTTGAAGAGGTCTTCCCTGATCTTATTGAGTCCTATCCTGACCGGTATGGCACAATGACCCTGCCTGACCTTGCTACAGAGATGCATGCATTCAAGCGGGATCACAAGATGCTTGAGACCCTTTCACAGGCATTCTCAATGCTGCCTGAACCGGTGATCACATTTGCAGATGCATACAAGCGGCTGGTCAGGGGGGCTGTAGAACAGGTCCCGGTCGAAGAGATGGGCGACAGGGTTGTTGCAACAGGTGTTGTCCCCTATCCTCCGGGTATCCCGCTGCTGCTTCCCGGTGAACGAGCCGGAGATCAGAAGGGACCGATTCTCGAGTACCTGAAAGGGCTCCAGGACTTTGACTCCCGGTTCCCGGGATTCGGTCATGATACCCATGGCGTAGAGGTTGTTGGCGGGAAGTACCTTGTCAGTTGTATCAAAGAGTAA
- a CDS encoding S-layer protein yields MTGHGRSVIFFIFLIVILISITSPVYAGDKYSSGEMVLTAGIGGSNELQIGEKTQVIVTVANAGLINMKFVNTGTITPDYLPTTALSLTALLDGGTSPVQVSSDSQVIGDVKAGTVVQAPFVVTVPDYAQAGSYQLPLTVKYKYMDEATQHGLDEIQYSFKEEEQTLYIPVTLRKSVRLDVNSINTGDLNVGGDGHIIINVTNNGSDDGKNTVFYLEPVGKGPIAPYQDSVYQGDFPAKTSATLSYKVSVASNADPSIQYPLTLQAIYTDYQGLTAQSDKKSISAGFRPKISFVIGDQQNTINSGGEGVITVHYKNTGSDTIYNAQAGITIVDPFTSEDDQAYLGMMKPGDTAVAKFKLNVNSGSTAKQYALDSEIRYTDENLTEFVSDPIKVPVTVTDSSGNTMLISGIIILIIIGGGYLYLRRRQLI; encoded by the coding sequence ATGACTGGACATGGTAGGTCTGTTATTTTTTTTATATTTCTCATCGTCATTCTGATTTCCATAACTTCTCCAGTGTATGCAGGCGACAAATACTCTTCCGGAGAGATGGTTCTGACCGCCGGGATAGGAGGAAGTAATGAACTCCAGATCGGTGAAAAGACCCAGGTCATCGTGACGGTAGCCAATGCCGGCCTTATCAATATGAAGTTCGTTAATACCGGAACGATAACTCCGGATTATCTCCCGACAACTGCCCTCTCACTCACTGCACTCCTTGATGGTGGCACCTCTCCGGTGCAGGTATCATCTGATTCCCAGGTTATCGGGGATGTCAAGGCAGGAACCGTTGTTCAGGCACCGTTTGTCGTAACCGTTCCGGATTATGCCCAGGCGGGAAGTTACCAGCTCCCACTCACGGTGAAGTACAAGTACATGGATGAAGCTACCCAGCATGGACTTGATGAGATCCAGTACAGTTTCAAGGAAGAAGAGCAGACGCTCTACATCCCGGTAACACTCAGAAAGAGCGTCCGCCTTGATGTCAACTCAATCAACACGGGAGACCTCAATGTCGGAGGTGATGGTCATATCATCATAAACGTCACCAATAATGGTTCAGATGACGGGAAAAACACAGTATTCTACCTTGAGCCGGTAGGAAAGGGACCGATAGCCCCGTACCAGGACAGTGTGTACCAGGGAGATTTCCCGGCAAAAACCTCTGCCACCCTCTCATACAAAGTATCGGTTGCATCAAATGCCGATCCATCCATCCAGTATCCTCTGACACTACAGGCTATATATACCGATTATCAGGGGCTCACTGCACAGAGTGATAAGAAGTCGATCAGTGCAGGATTCAGACCAAAAATATCATTTGTAATCGGAGATCAGCAGAACACGATAAACTCCGGCGGTGAAGGAGTCATCACTGTTCATTACAAAAACACCGGGTCTGACACTATCTATAACGCCCAGGCAGGAATCACGATTGTTGATCCGTTCACCAGCGAGGACGATCAGGCCTACCTTGGTATGATGAAGCCCGGAGATACTGCTGTTGCAAAGTTTAAACTGAACGTCAACAGTGGTTCTACCGCTAAACAGTATGCCCTTGACTCAGAGATCAGATACACAGATGAGAACCTGACCGAATTTGTGTCAGATCCTATAAAGGTGCCGGTTACTGTGACAGACTCTTCAGGAAATACGATGCTGATATCAGGAATTATCATCCTCATCATCATTGGGGGAGGATACCTCTACCTTCGTCGCAGGCAACTGATCTGA
- a CDS encoding hydrophobe/amphiphile efflux-3 (HAE3) family transporter: MSLLNSFYCGVSDQVLKRPAEILLVMALLFLAALIVIGNLSMESGASIYLNHDDPSMRWYTIYTDKFALEKDVVLYISAPKPLDHELITDLGILKKELLRIQGVEDVQTVYDAILLTNQGTIPATNDEIAEAFARLPKSDQKEIVPDSLHTLGTVVTKGDTQSLLDPIQTVIADAHLPPGVTIEISGSDAFDQQMMTEMTEQIFVLILGAFILMFIGLFVLFGSVRYRLLPLAFVMVGLAYLFGILGALRIPINIGAIGGFPILLGLGIDYAVQFQARLDDELKTSSLEDAIRTTICNTGSAVLYAMVATMLGFVVLFITPLPILTGFTFTAIIGILCAYGATLFGFPALAILIRYRPKEKSECGGLHFFEKYNKVLSGVAERIARAPVLVLVIVLMLAGIGMVIDDLIPIDTTEDSMVPSDMPAKVVMDKVTNLLGSQTPVELVLTGSDLTSLESLQWMDRYGAFISSVYPDEIIGYTSIATLVKEYNGGDLPTSLSELDQVLSTIPESDKKKYLSDKTIGLMEFQTISLKAQQMSDLRRVVTDNVGWAQPPPGLSARTSGMFELNAITLDDIVKFKPLMTNLAFLMILLFLIFAYRHFVSIAPMVPIICVVGWNALVMYIFSIDYTFITASLGAITIGVSSEYTILMMERYLEERKTTPDLIEAISKSVQKIGASVTVSGLVTAFGFSALLLSSFPIISNFGVMTVIAVLFSLIGAILIMPAVLAILGRIEDHFG, translated from the coding sequence ATGAGCCTGTTGAACTCGTTCTACTGCGGGGTATCTGATCAGGTACTGAAGCGACCTGCCGAGATCCTTCTTGTAATGGCCCTTCTCTTCCTTGCAGCTCTCATCGTGATCGGAAATCTCTCTATGGAGTCGGGAGCATCCATCTATCTGAACCATGATGATCCTTCGATGCGATGGTATACCATCTATACAGACAAGTTCGCCCTTGAAAAGGATGTTGTCCTCTACATTTCAGCTCCGAAACCACTCGATCATGAACTAATAACAGACCTTGGAATCCTGAAGAAGGAACTGCTCAGGATACAGGGGGTTGAAGATGTCCAGACGGTGTATGATGCGATTCTGTTAACAAACCAGGGAACAATCCCGGCAACCAACGATGAGATCGCAGAGGCCTTTGCACGACTTCCCAAATCGGATCAGAAAGAGATAGTCCCTGATTCCCTTCACACCCTCGGGACGGTTGTCACGAAAGGTGACACCCAATCACTCCTTGATCCTATTCAGACAGTAATCGCAGATGCACACCTGCCTCCGGGTGTAACCATCGAGATCAGCGGGAGTGATGCCTTTGATCAGCAGATGATGACCGAGATGACAGAACAGATCTTCGTTCTCATCCTTGGTGCCTTTATCCTGATGTTTATCGGCCTCTTTGTCCTGTTCGGATCTGTACGGTACCGTCTTCTTCCCTTAGCCTTCGTCATGGTCGGCCTTGCATATCTCTTCGGAATACTCGGGGCACTGCGTATCCCGATCAACATCGGGGCAATCGGAGGATTTCCAATCCTTCTCGGGCTTGGGATAGATTATGCAGTTCAGTTCCAGGCCCGGCTCGATGACGAACTCAAAACATCCAGCCTTGAAGATGCTATCAGAACAACGATCTGCAACACCGGATCTGCGGTCCTGTACGCGATGGTTGCAACGATGCTCGGGTTTGTTGTCCTCTTCATCACCCCGCTTCCGATCCTTACCGGGTTCACATTCACCGCTATCATCGGCATCCTCTGTGCGTACGGAGCAACACTCTTTGGTTTCCCGGCACTCGCCATCCTGATCAGGTACCGCCCGAAAGAGAAATCAGAATGTGGAGGGCTCCACTTCTTTGAGAAGTATAATAAGGTACTTTCAGGTGTTGCAGAAAGGATTGCCAGGGCTCCGGTGCTTGTTCTCGTTATCGTCCTGATGCTTGCCGGTATCGGAATGGTAATCGATGATCTTATTCCCATAGATACCACCGAGGATTCGATGGTCCCGTCAGATATGCCTGCAAAAGTGGTGATGGACAAGGTAACCAACCTTCTCGGGTCCCAGACACCGGTAGAACTTGTCCTTACCGGATCTGATCTGACCTCACTCGAATCACTCCAGTGGATGGACAGGTATGGAGCATTTATCTCGTCGGTTTACCCAGATGAGATCATCGGGTACACCAGTATTGCAACCCTTGTAAAGGAGTATAACGGTGGAGATCTCCCGACTTCCTTGTCAGAACTCGATCAGGTTCTCTCAACAATTCCTGAAAGTGATAAGAAGAAATACCTTTCAGACAAGACCATCGGGCTGATGGAGTTTCAGACCATCTCATTAAAGGCTCAACAGATGAGCGATCTCAGGAGGGTCGTCACTGACAATGTCGGGTGGGCACAGCCACCACCAGGTCTTTCTGCACGGACCAGCGGGATGTTTGAACTAAATGCAATCACCCTGGATGATATTGTCAAGTTCAAACCACTGATGACAAACCTTGCATTCCTGATGATCCTCCTCTTCCTCATCTTTGCGTACCGGCATTTTGTATCGATTGCACCGATGGTTCCGATCATCTGCGTTGTTGGCTGGAATGCACTGGTGATGTATATTTTTTCGATAGATTACACGTTTATTACCGCATCACTCGGAGCAATTACCATAGGAGTCTCATCAGAGTACACAATTCTGATGATGGAGCGCTACCTTGAAGAACGGAAAACAACCCCTGATCTGATCGAAGCCATCTCAAAGAGTGTCCAGAAGATCGGAGCATCAGTGACGGTATCCGGCCTGGTCACAGCATTCGGGTTTTCTGCTCTCCTGCTTTCATCATTCCCGATTATTTCCAACTTCGGAGTTATGACCGTGATAGCAGTATTATTCTCACTTATCGGGGCGATTCTTATCATGCCGGCAGTTCTTGCAATACTCGGCAGGATCGAGGATCACTTCGGGTAA